TCACAAGGGCAGGCCTTCCGAAAGGGGGGCCTGTCCTTTGCTTTCTCACCGGTGGCGGCAGGCCGAGCGCCGGAGAAGCAGGAGCGGCACCACCACGACGCCGAGCAGTCCAGCGCTCCCGCCACTGCTGCAGCCGCCGTCCTCCGAGGCAGCAGCCGGAGGCTCCGGCTCCGGAACAGGCTCGGGATCCGGATCGACCGCGCCGAAAGTTGCGGCGCAGGCGTCGACCTCCTCCTCCGTCCCGACGCAGAGCGTGGGCCTCCGGCTCGGATTGACCCGGCTCCCGTTGCTCAACGCGACGATCACCCGATCCGCGCCGCCGGCATCGATCACCAGCCGGCCATCGGCAGCGGCGATCACCTGCACCGCGCCACGGTTGCGCCCCCCCGTACGTGCCACCGCGAGCAGTGCCAGATCCGCCAGCTCCGCAGCGTCCGGCGCGACGACCTGGGCCGCGAGCACGGACCTGCCACCAGGATCCACCTCGAAGTAGCGGGTCGAGGCGTGGTAGACGCGCAGCCGCTCCTCCACCACCGGCGCCTGCAGCGCCGCCATCTGCGGCTGCGGATAGTCGGCGCCGTTCGCATAGGCAACCGCCGGATCCGCTGCTTGTGCCAGGTGGAGATTCCAGGCCCCGAAGTCCAGGAACGCTTCCGCGAACGACGAGCCGTGGCCCTCCGCGAGCAACTGGTCCAGGGCATCGAGCCAGGCGCCCTGCCCCGAACGCTCCAGCAGCGCAGCGATCAAACTCCGATCGAAGCGCTCCTCGAGGAAGCGGAAAAAGATCGCGCTGCCGTAGGCGAAGCGCGGCACCGGTCCCGGCGGCGGCACGTCGATGGAGCGCCCCGGATCCTCGAGATAGCCACCGACGAAGGCCTCGAAGTCCGAGAGCGCGGGGTCGAAGGTCTCGCTCGCCCAGACCGCCGTGCCCTCCGAGAGCACCACGTCGCCGCCAGGGCCGTAGGCCGCCTGCACCGCGTGGAAGAACTCGTGGCTCGCGAGGATCCGGGCGCCGACCGTCCGGCTCGGGTAGCCGTACCCGGCGAAGTCGTTCTCCTGCACCATGTAGCCGACGCAGCCGCTCGCCCCGCAGCGATCGGTGACGAAGGCGCCGTCGGCGCTGTGCGCGAAGTCGAGGAGGTAGACGTCGAACCTGCCGTCGCCGCCGTTCTCGCCGGTGATCGCCTCGTCGCCCAGGGGGATCCGGAAGCCGAGCCCGTCGTAGAAGGTGAGGACCTCCTCGTAGATCGCAGCCACCGTCTCGACGTAGTCCGGGACGCCGGTCTCGTCCGCGTCCGCAGCAGGCACCGCGTGTTCCCCTGCCCGCGTGAAGTGGATCCGGAAGGCGCCGCCGCCCGAATCGTGGTGCTCGACCACGTCCGCCGCGTCGTATCGCCAGAGCTGCGCCCGCTCCACCTCGGTCGGCCGGATCGCGTGCAGCAGGGTGCCATGGACGTGGTGCGCGGGCTCGCTCCCGCCACATGAGGTGGCGAGGGCCAGCAGCGCTGCGGTGCGGATGCGGACGCTCATCGCTACTCCAGGAAGGCCCAACGCACGATCACGTTTCCGGAGCCGCCCGCTGGTGGGGTGTCGTCGGTCTGGCACGTCTCCTGGTTCTCGCCGTAGTAGGCGTCGACCGTGAACTTCGCCATCCGCCCGTCGGCCGTGCGGATCACGTAGACGTTCCCCGTCATCTTCACGCAGCCGGTGTAGGTGTAGAAGCTCGCCAGTGCGGTGGCAGGCGAGCCGGGAAGGCCCGAGCCGTCGTTCATGAACTCGCAGGTCTCGGTGTAGAAATCGTCCCGCCGCCAGGCGGCCTCGTCCGTCGGCCCTGCCGCCGTCTCGAACGAAGTGCCGGGCGCCATCCGCGCGGCGGTGACGCACGAGGGGCCCGAATCGCCGGAGTTGATCCGGATCAGGTAGCGGCGGAAGGCGATGTCCCAATCCGCCGACTCGAGCGCCTCCTCGTCCGTGATCTCCACCTTCTCCAGCCCGGCGTCCGTGAAGCGGGCGTAGACGAAGGCATGCGGCGGGTTCGCCCCGAAGCCGCCGGCCGTAGCGTCGACGTGGGAAACCCAGGTGCCGTCCACTGCCTCGTTGATCCCGACCTGCCCCGGCGCGACGGTGTCGACCAGCTGCATCTCCTGGATCATCGTGTCTTCGCAGGGAACCGGCGCCCCCTCGCAGACGAGGCCGCCCCCCGACCCACCGCTGCCGCCGTCTCCGATGCCGCCGCCGCCCGTGCCCGACGAGTCGTCGGAGGTGCCGCAGGCGCTGGCGGCGAGCGCCGCGGCGATGGCCAGGTAGAGCGATGCACGGAAGACGCGCTTCATCGGTTGCCCCTCGGTTGGTGTCGATGCCGGGATTGTCACCGGGGCGACGCTGCCCGACAAGGGCCGCTCGTGCGAAACTGGGCGCATGAACCTCCTGCTCGCATCGTTGCTGCTCGCCGGTACCGCCGCCGTGCCCCGGACCGCAGGTGACGCGCCGCTCTCCCCGGACCTGCTGGTCCACGGAGGAGGCAGCGGCGAGCTCCCTGCTCCGACGCAGCCGATCTTCTTCCGGGATGGCGATCGCGACGTCCTCGCCACCCGCGGCGCCTTCGATCCTCCCACCGGCCGCAGCGCGGTGCAGCTGCGATGGCCGGCCCTCGATGCCAGCGCCAGCGCGACCGTCGGCCCGGAGGCGCTGGTGCGCGGCACCGAGGCGGAGCTGCGAAAGCTCGGCCTCGTTCCCGTCCGCCTCCTCTTTCCGTCGCTCGATCTCTGGATGGTGCGCAAGGCCGGCGCCGACGGGCTCGAGATCGCCGCCGCCCTCGCCGGAACCGGCGTGGCGGCCTATCCCGATCTCGCGTTTCCCCTGCGCCAGTGGGGCGCGCAGCCGCCGGACGACCCGCGCTTCTCCGGCCAGTGGTACTTCGAGCGGATCGGCATCACCGACGCCTGGGAGATCACCACCGGCTCGCCAGAGGTGACAGTCGTCGTCGTCGACAACGGATGTGATCCTGCCCACCCCGACCTCGCCGGAAAATACGAGCCCGGTCGCGACGTCGTCGACGACGACGACGATCCCTCCCACGTCCCCGGCGCCAGCGGCAACGAACATGGCACCGCCTGCGCGGGCATCATCGGCGCTGCAGCCGACAACGGGATCGGTATCGCAGGGGCCTGTCCGCAATGCAGGGTGAGCTGCGTGCGGATGCTCCGCCACGACGGACTGCCGCAGCCGGTCTCCGTCTCCGTCGCCGCCTTCGCCTTTGCGCACGAGATCGGCGCGGCCGTGGTCTCCAACAGCTGGGGCTACGTCGAGGCGATCCCCGCTCCTGCGCTGCTCGCCGATGCGATCCGCGAGGTGCACGCGAACGCGCGCGGTGGCCGAGGCGCCGTGGTCGCTTTTGCTGCCGGAAACGACGGCCGCACCGTGGAGGCGTGGGAGCTCCTCGGCGTCGAGGGCGTGCTCGGCGTGGGCGCGATCAACACCTACGACGAGTCGACCGCCTTCACCAACGGCGGTGCGCCAGTCGATCTGGTGGCGCCTGCAGGCACCCTCACGACTGACGTCTCGGGAGCGGATGGCGGCGACGCAGGCGATTACACGTCGCTCTTCGGCGGCACCTCCTCCGCCTGCCCGGTGGTCGCCGGTGTGGCGGGTCTGCTCGCCAGCGCCGCGCCCGACGCCACCGCCACGGAAATCGACGAGGCGCTCCTCGCCACCCTGCGGCCGGCCCCCTACGCGGCCCCCGACGAGACGGGCCACGATGCGATCTACGGCTACGGCATCGTCGATCCCACCGCGGCGCTGCGCCGGTTCGTCCCGGAACCGGGTGGCGGCGGCGGTGCTGGCGCCCCCCCGTCCCAGGACGACACGGGCTGCGCTGCCGGTGGCAGCGACCTCACCGGCCTCGGACTGCTGGCCGTCGCGGCGCTCCTGTCGCGTCATGGCCGGCGACCGCCTGCGCCGCCATGCAGGGTGCACACGAGATGAGCCGAGGGCGGCGACGCGAGGCGCCGCCGGCAGGGCCGCACGCAGGACGAGCCGCTCACACATCGCCACCTCCCGGCGGCGGCCTGCCGTCAGGGCCAGGCATCCGGGGCACCACCGGCGCCTTGCCGCGGATCACGTCCCAGCCGAAGGTGGCATAGGCGAGCCCGTCGATGCTGATGCTCCAGTCCGCCCGATCGCCGGCGTTGCGCGCCGGGATCGGCAGCGAGATCCCGGGCCCCGGGCCGTGCTCCTCGAGCCAGGCGAGGAGCGCCGCGCCGGGTTCGCCGTCGGTGAGGAGCGGGGGCGCATTCTCGATCCGCCGTCCCCGCGGGTCGTAGAAGACGAAGCGGCCGTCCTCCGTGGCCACGCTGCAGCCGCCCTCGTGCACGTACCAGTGGTGGCATTCTCCGGCGTCGCCACCCGGGTCATCGCCCTGGCCTTCGAGTAGCTGATCTTCCCGCTTCGCAGCGCCTCGCTCATCAGCGGCAGCCGGCCGAGCGCCCTGGCCACCCGGACCCGCTCCCTGGCGACGAGGGGGTTCAGCCCGACGCGCGCCAGCTGAGCCAGGCGGCAGCCCTGCTCCTGCCGTGATCGGCCCAGCCCTCGAGCTCGTCGAACGCACGGATCGCCTCGAGCTGCCGGTGGAGCAGCGCCGCCTCGTACGCAGCGGTGGTGGCGATCTCGGCCTCGAGGCGGTCCAGCTCCCTGCGCCGCTCCGCCATGCGGCGCAGCCGCTCCGCTTCGCTCTGCGAGATGGGCGTTTCGCCGGCCTGTGCTGGTGGTCGCGCCCATGAAGCCGCGCGACGATGCGACCCGACCGCGTGCGTGTTTCCGCAGAAACACGCCGATTTGGCTGCCACAACCGGGCGGCTCGCTGCGCCCCTACAGCCCGCTCGGGGCTGTTTCCGCGGAAACACCGCCCCTGCCGGGGTGGAGACGCCGGGGCATTCCCCGAGGTCTCTTCAACGCTTTCGCCCGTAGAGCCACATCGTCGCCGGCGCGAAGAGCGCCGTGACGCACGCAGGCGCGAGCAGGGCCAGCCCCACGGCGCCCGCCGTCACCTCGCCAGCCAGCACGCCCCGGATCGCCGAGACGATCAGCGTCACCGGGTTGATCGCCACGAAGGCCTGCAGCCAACCGGGCATCGTCGCGGGGTCGACGTAGATGTTCGAGACGAACGTGAGCGGCATCAGCACCAGCCAGCTCAGCGTCATCACCGTGGACGGCGTCCGCACCACCAGCGCCAGGGTGACGAAGATCCATCCGATCCCGAAGGCGAAGACGTTGAGCAACACGAGACTCGCAGCGATTCCCACCGCGCCGCTCGCCGCCCGGTACCCCATGATCAGACCGATCGCGACCACGATCAGCGAGGAGATGCTGAACCGGATCACGTCACCGAGCATCGCGCCCAGGATCGGCGCCGACTTCCAGATCGGCAACGAACGGAAGCGGTCGTAGACCCCCTTGCCGAGATCGCCGTTGAGCGTGAAGCCGGTGTAGACGGCGGTGAACATCACCGTCTGCACGAGGATGCCCGGCAGCAGGAACTGCAGGTACGCGTCCGTCGATCCCGCGAGGGCGCCGCCGAAGAGGTAGGTGAAGACGACGGTGAACATGATCGGCGTCACCACCACGTCGAAGAGCTGCTCCGGCATGTGCTTGATCTTGAGGAGCGTACGCCAGGCGAAGGTGAGCGAGTTCGCCACCGCCCGCGCCCGCACCTCACCCGACCGCCGCATCGTCTCCTCCTGCCTCCTCGCCGTTCTCGACAGCGGCGTGGCCCGTCAGGGTGAAGAAGACCTCGTCGAGGCTGGGCCGCCCCAGCGAGAAGTCCGAGAGGACGATCCCCGCCCGCTGCAACGCGGCGAGCGCCGGCGCCGCACGGGCGGGATCGGCGAGTTTCGCCGACAGCGCCCGCGGATCTACCGCCGAGGGAAAACATGCGCCGAGCTGCTCCACCAGCAGCACCCGCGCCGCCTCCCGCTGCGCGGGATCGCCCAGGCGCACGTGGAGCACGCCGCTGCCCACCGAGGCCTTGAGCTCGGCGCTCGTGCCCTCCGCGATCACCCGCCCGTGGTCGACGACGGCGATGCGGTCGGCGAGCTGGTCCGCCTCGTCGAGGTATTGGGTGGTGAGGAGCACCGTCGTCCCCTCGGCGACCATCTCCCGGATCGTCGCCCACACCTGCGCCCGGCTGCGCGGATCGAGCCCCGTCGTCGGCTCGTCGAGAAAGAGCAGCTCGGGCCTGCGGATGAGGCTCGCGGCGATGTCGAGGCGACGCCGCATGCCGCCGGAATAGCCCTTCACCTGCCGATCGGAGGCATCCGCCAGGTCGAAGGCTCGCAGGAGCTCCCGCGCCCGCTCCCGCGCCGCAGCCCGGGAAAAGCCGAGCAGCCGCGCCAGCAGCACGAGATTCTCGGTGCCCGCCAGATCTTCGTCCACCGAGGCGAATTGGCCGGTGAGGCTGATCTGGCGGCGCACCAGCTCCGGCTCCGCGACCAGGTCGATGCCGAGAATCCTGGCGCTGCCGCCGTCGGGCCGCAGCAGCGTCGAGAGCAGCCGCACGAGCGTCGTCTTGCCCGCGCCGTTGGGGCCGAGCAGGCCGAAGATGGTGCCGCGCCGCACCTCGAGATCGATGCCGTCGACCGCGCGGTTGCTGCCGTAGCGCTTCACGAGGCCGCGCGCCTCGATGGCCAGGTCGGTCTGCTGCTGCATCATCTTCCCTTCCCCGTCGCTGGCCACGGCCCGGTCCAGCGAGCGCATGCAGAGCGGGCCAGCGTACGAGGTGGCGCACGCCGAAGCCGAGGAAAAGCGACGACGCCAGCGGACTCGCCGCCAGGTCCTCCGGCGTCGCCCCGGGTGACCGGCACCCTGCGTTCCACCGCCGGTGGGGTGGCAGAGCGGCGACAATTGTCCACATCGCGAGAACCGGGCCGTCTGCGTTATCTCGCGCGTGGAGAAGGGGGGAGGCAATGACCGACGAAAGGCGTGCAAGAGAGGGGGGCGCCGCCACGCAGGGGGCCCTGGCGAAGGTGCGGCATCCGCAGCGGAACGGAGCCCCGCGGTGAACGACGTCGACTTCCGGGAACTGGCCCGCCTCGCGGAGGCCGGCGGCCCCCTGGCCGCCAGGGCCTTCGAACACGTGCGCCGCGAAGTGCAGCGCCTGCAGGCCGAGCTGGAACGCTGCCGCGATCAGGCGCGCGAGCTGCGCAACGTTCTCGCCGGCGCGACCCGGCTCGCCGACCGGATCGTGCTGGAGGCCGAGGCGCAGGACGAAGACTGAACCCGGCGGCGCCCGCTCGGCCGGCGAGGGCAGGAGGGCAGGCTCCCCTGCCCTCCCCCCGCCCCGACTACCTCCGCACGCCGGTGACGATCTCCACCGGCCCTGGCAGCACGCGGATCGCGTCGAAGCCGAGGCGATCGAGCGCGTCCACGTAGAAGGAGGCTTCGCGCAGCCTGCTCACGCAGCTGTCCACCCCCACGAGGAAATAGCTCCAGAAGAATTGGGTCGCGAGGCGCGCCGGCGTGCGGAACTCCTCGCAAATCGCGATGCGGGCGCCGGGCCGCAAGGCCTCCCGCGCAGCGGCGAGGAGCCGCAGCGCCACCTCGGTCGGCCAGTCGTGGAGCACGCGCACGAAGGAGAGCACGTCGTAGCCTGCAGGTAGCGGCGCCGCGAGGAAGTCGCCGCCGACGAAGCCCAGGCGCTCCCCTACCCCGCTCTCCCGGCGCACCGCCTCCACCAGCGGCGCCACCGCAGGCAGGTTGAAGACGTCGGCGCCAAGCGATCCCTGCTCTCCGAGCACGGACGCCGCCAGCGTCCCATCCCCACCGCCCACGTCGAGCCAGCGCTGCGCGCCGCCGAAGATCGCCGCGCCGTTGAGGCGAAAGCTCTCCCGGAAGGGCCCGAGGCCTGCGGTCATGCTCCGCTCGAACGAGGCGACCTGCGCCTCCGACGCCGGTGGCCAGTCGAAGCACGCCCGGGAGACGGCGTCGGTGCCGCGCAGCAGCGCCGGCAGGCGCCCCTCGATCTGCCGCCACGGTTGGCGGTCCCGGTCGCGCTCGATCGAGGCCGGACCGAGGACGCGCTCCGCCGCGGCGCGCACGCCGTCGACACCGCGGTAGCGGGTCGCCTCCAGCGTCTCGCCGTCCTCCGTACGCACCGCCAGCTGGAGGCTCTCCAGGCAGTCGAGCAATTTGTAGAGCCGCAGCGGCTGCAGCTCGAGGCGCGCGGCGAGCTCGCCCAGGCGAAACTCACCTGCCTCGAGTGCGGCCAGGACGCCGAGGTCGCTCGCTGCCTGGACCACCTCGATCGCCTTCGATCCGTTCCAGAGCAGGTGGAGGAGCGAGGCGGGATCGAGCCGGATCGCGCTCATGCGGCCTCCCTTCGCACGCGGGCGAGTGCTGCGAGGAAGCGCTCCACCTCCTCCGCGGTGTTGTAGAAATGCGGCGCCACCCGCAGCGCGCCGCGCCAGCTGCAGACGAAGCCCTCCCGTACCAGCGCCGCGGCGGCCTGCCGATCGCCGGCGAAGTGGAGGGCCACGATTCCGCCGCGCTGCGCCGGCGCTCGCGGCGTCGGGCTCTCGATCCCCGCAGCATCCGCCCACTCGAGGATGCGCCCGGTGAGACGGAGCGAGTGGTCGCGGATCGCCTCGCTGCCTGCGCTGCGGACGAGATCGAGGCCGACCCGTGAGAGCATCGCGGGCAGCACCGCAGGGGTTCCGGCGGCGAAGCGGAGCGCGGAAGGGGCACGGCCCCGTGGCGTCTCGAAGGAGAAGGGATCGCTCCCGGCCATCCAGCCGGTGGCTGCTGGCTCCAGCGTGGGCAGGAGCTCCGGACGCACGTAGAGGAACGCGCTCTCCACCGCGCCACAGAGCCATTTGTGCGCCCCGCCCAGCAGGAAGTCGGGCTGGAGATCACGCACGTCGACCGGCAGCGCGCCCACCGTCTGGTAGGCGTCGACGATCACCAGCGCCCCGACACGGCGGGCTGCCCGCACGATGCGCCGCAGATCGAGGAGCCTGCCGGTGCGGAAGCTGGCGTGGGTGACGCAGACCGCGAGCACCCGTTCGTCCAGCACCGCCTCGATCGCTGCCTCGGGCTCCTCCCCCGTCGCCACCACCTCCGGCTCGGCGCCGTAGCGCCGGAACGACTCCCAGATGAACGGCACGGTGGGAAACTCGAGGTCGGTGGTGATCACGCGCCGCCGCGCGCCTTCGTACGAGAAGCAGGACGCGACGCGACCGAGCAGGGTCGAGACGCTGCCGTCGGTCACCACCGTTCCCGGTGCGGCGCCGAGGAGCTCCTCGAGGCCGGCGTGGTAGCGCTGCAACTCCCGCCACCAGCCCTCCCAATGCTCGTCCCGCCAGTCGCGCAGTGTCTCCGCGTAGCGGGCGAGCACCGCGTCCATCCCGCGGGGGAAGGCGCCGGTGGAGTTGCTGTTCAGGTAGACCGTGCGCTCGAGGATCGGAAATTCGGCGCGGAGCGCTGCCAGGCTCACGACGCCTCGCTCCGGCGCTGCGCGCCAGGCGCATGGCCGCCCGCGCGATCCCACGATGCGGTGAGTTCGCCGCGCAGCTCCCAGAGCCGCGGCAGCAGCGGCTGCGTCATCCGCCCCACCAGCACCTGGGTGGAGACGCCGTCGAGGGCGCGGATCTGCTTGCCCACGCCGATGGTGCGCCGCACGAGCTGGTAGTGGAGCACCAGCCAGTTCTGGTAGCCCTCGTCGAAATCGACGAGCTGCTCGCAGATGCGCTTCACGTCGTCGTTGCCCGGCGCGTAGGCCTCGGCGATCGGCAGGTGCCGGCGCTCGAGGAGGCGGTCGAGCGCTGCTGCGAGCGCCTCGCCCACGAGGCGGACGGCGTTGAAACCCGGCGATTCCTGGCCGCTGCCGTTGCCCAGGCTGCGGCGGATCACCTGGTAGGCGTCGGGGGTGAGGGTCTCCAGCACCTGCATCGAGGCGTGCAGCGAGGTGAAGATCCGGCAGGAGCGGGAGAGCGCTTCCGAGGCCTGCCAGAGCGCGTCGGCGTCGAGCGCTTCCACCACCGCGGCGCCCTCGTGCGCGACCAGCTTGAGCCAGAGCTCCTGGGTCTGGTGGACCACCTGGAACATCAGCTCCTCGGGGGCGACCAGCTCGTCGCGGCTCGTCTGCAGCGTGAGCAGCTCCGGCGTGCGGAGATAACGCTCGTAGTCGAGATCACCGGTGCCGACGGGCCGCTTCAGGATCGCGTTGTAGATGGGCTCGTCGAGCTGGCGTCGAAGCTGCTTCGCGAATGCGCTCAAAACATCCTCCTCTCGATCGTGGGGCGGCCGCGCGGCCGGCCGCCCCCAGGACAAAGACGGCACAGGTGTCGAATTTGCATCTCTCTTCGGCCACGTCGAGGGAGCTGATGTATGCGCATCTCGGACTCTCCGTGAAGACGACAACGACCTACACGCCGGGCGTCGGCGCTGGCGCGAGGCCGCACCGGCAGCGGCGCTGCCAGGTTGCAGCGCCGGTCGGTGGCGTGGCGCGTGCGCTCGGCCGCAACGTTCCCCTTGACCGCAACCTCGCTTTCGTGGCGGAATGCGCCACGGTTGACTTTGACATCGATTCTCATTTTCTAAATTCGGATCATCATGCTGCTGCACCCCGTGCCCTCCTCCCGCCGCTCCGACGAACGCACGACGTGGGTCCGCCGCGCGTCTCGCCGCAGCATCCGGTCGGCGCTGGTGGCAGCGATCCTTCTCGCCGCCCCCTCCACCTGGGCAGCCGGCGCCGGCCTCACCGCTCCGCAGATCGTCACCCCAGCTGAGCCGGCGTACCCGCCGGAAGCGCTCGCCGCCGGGCTCGAGGCGCGGGTGGTGCTGCGGCTCACCATCGACCAGGAAGGCCACGTCGTCGATGCCGAGGTCGTGGAAGGTGCGGGCCACGGCTTCGACGTGGCAGCCGCCGCAGCCGCCGGCGAGATGCGCTTCTCGCCGGCGCTGCGGGGCGAGACCCCGATCGCCTCGCGGATCCTCTTCTCCCACGACTTCCGCCTCGAGGCCCCCCCGCGCCCTGCCCCGACGGCGGCACCTGCCGGGGACGGCGAGGTGCCGCTCGAGGTCGTCGTGCGCCGCAGGTCGGAGGCGGAGGAGCTCCGTCGCTCGGCGGAGGCCGTGCAGGTCCTCGAGCTCGAGGGCGAGCACACGGAGTCCGCCGATCTCGGCGAGGTCCTCGCTCGGACCGAGGGCGTCGGCGTGCGCCGCGGCGGCGGCCTCGGCTCGGGCACCCGCTTCTCGCTCGCCGGCTACACCGACGATCAGATCCGCTTCTTCCTCGACGGCATCCCGCTCGAGCTCGCGGGGCAGCCCTTCGGCATCTCCAACGTGCCGGTCAACCTGGTGGAGCGGGTCGAGATCTACCG
This region of Vulgatibacter sp. genomic DNA includes:
- a CDS encoding S8 family serine peptidase → MNLLLASLLLAGTAAVPRTAGDAPLSPDLLVHGGGSGELPAPTQPIFFRDGDRDVLATRGAFDPPTGRSAVQLRWPALDASASATVGPEALVRGTEAELRKLGLVPVRLLFPSLDLWMVRKAGADGLEIAAALAGTGVAAYPDLAFPLRQWGAQPPDDPRFSGQWYFERIGITDAWEITTGSPEVTVVVVDNGCDPAHPDLAGKYEPGRDVVDDDDDPSHVPGASGNEHGTACAGIIGAAADNGIGIAGACPQCRVSCVRMLRHDGLPQPVSVSVAAFAFAHEIGAAVVSNSWGYVEAIPAPALLADAIREVHANARGGRGAVVAFAAGNDGRTVEAWELLGVEGVLGVGAINTYDESTAFTNGGAPVDLVAPAGTLTTDVSGADGGDAGDYTSLFGGTSSACPVVAGVAGLLASAAPDATATEIDEALLATLRPAPYAAPDETGHDAIYGYGIVDPTAALRRFVPEPGGGGGAGAPPSQDDTGCAAGGSDLTGLGLLAVAALLSRHGRRPPAPPCRVHTR
- a CDS encoding ABC transporter permease, with amino-acid sequence MRRSGEVRARAVANSLTFAWRTLLKIKHMPEQLFDVVVTPIMFTVVFTYLFGGALAGSTDAYLQFLLPGILVQTVMFTAVYTGFTLNGDLGKGVYDRFRSLPIWKSAPILGAMLGDVIRFSISSLIVVAIGLIMGYRAASGAVGIAASLVLLNVFAFGIGWIFVTLALVVRTPSTVMTLSWLVLMPLTFVSNIYVDPATMPGWLQAFVAINPVTLIVSAIRGVLAGEVTAGAVGLALLAPACVTALFAPATMWLYGRKR
- a CDS encoding HmuY family protein, whose translation is MKRVFRASLYLAIAAALAASACGTSDDSSGTGGGGIGDGGSGGSGGGLVCEGAPVPCEDTMIQEMQLVDTVAPGQVGINEAVDGTWVSHVDATAGGFGANPPHAFVYARFTDAGLEKVEITDEEALESADWDIAFRRYLIRINSGDSGPSCVTAARMAPGTSFETAAGPTDEAAWRRDDFYTETCEFMNDGSGLPGSPATALASFYTYTGCVKMTGNVYVIRTADGRMAKFTVDAYYGENQETCQTDDTPPAGGSGNVIVRWAFLE
- a CDS encoding methyltransferase — its product is MSAIRLDPASLLHLLWNGSKAIEVVQAASDLGVLAALEAGEFRLGELAARLELQPLRLYKLLDCLESLQLAVRTEDGETLEATRYRGVDGVRAAAERVLGPASIERDRDRQPWRQIEGRLPALLRGTDAVSRACFDWPPASEAQVASFERSMTAGLGPFRESFRLNGAAIFGGAQRWLDVGGGDGTLAASVLGEQGSLGADVFNLPAVAPLVEAVRRESGVGERLGFVGGDFLAAPLPAGYDVLSFVRVLHDWPTEVALRLLAAAREALRPGARIAICEEFRTPARLATQFFWSYFLVGVDSCVSRLREASFYVDALDRLGFDAIRVLPGPVEIVTGVRR
- a CDS encoding MXAN_6640 family putative metalloprotease produces the protein MSVRIRTAALLALATSCGGSEPAHHVHGTLLHAIRPTEVERAQLWRYDAADVVEHHDSGGGAFRIHFTRAGEHAVPAADADETGVPDYVETVAAIYEEVLTFYDGLGFRIPLGDEAITGENGGDGRFDVYLLDFAHSADGAFVTDRCGASGCVGYMVQENDFAGYGYPSRTVGARILASHEFFHAVQAAYGPGGDVVLSEGTAVWASETFDPALSDFEAFVGGYLEDPGRSIDVPPPGPVPRFAYGSAIFFRFLEERFDRSLIAALLERSGQGAWLDALDQLLAEGHGSSFAEAFLDFGAWNLHLAQAADPAVAYANGADYPQPQMAALQAPVVEERLRVYHASTRYFEVDPGGRSVLAAQVVAPDAAELADLALLAVARTGGRNRGAVQVIAAADGRLVIDAGGADRVIVALSNGSRVNPSRRPTLCVGTEEEVDACAATFGAVDPDPEPVPEPEPPAAASEDGGCSSGGSAGLLGVVVVPLLLLRRSACRHR
- a CDS encoding aminotransferase class V-fold PLP-dependent enzyme — translated: MSLAALRAEFPILERTVYLNSNSTGAFPRGMDAVLARYAETLRDWRDEHWEGWWRELQRYHAGLEELLGAAPGTVVTDGSVSTLLGRVASCFSYEGARRRVITTDLEFPTVPFIWESFRRYGAEPEVVATGEEPEAAIEAVLDERVLAVCVTHASFRTGRLLDLRRIVRAARRVGALVIVDAYQTVGALPVDVRDLQPDFLLGGAHKWLCGAVESAFLYVRPELLPTLEPAATGWMAGSDPFSFETPRGRAPSALRFAAGTPAVLPAMLSRVGLDLVRSAGSEAIRDHSLRLTGRILEWADAAGIESPTPRAPAQRGGIVALHFAGDRQAAAALVREGFVCSWRGALRVAPHFYNTAEEVERFLAALARVRREAA
- a CDS encoding tryptophan 2,3-dioxygenase family protein, whose protein sequence is MSAFAKQLRRQLDEPIYNAILKRPVGTGDLDYERYLRTPELLTLQTSRDELVAPEELMFQVVHQTQELWLKLVAHEGAAVVEALDADALWQASEALSRSCRIFTSLHASMQVLETLTPDAYQVIRRSLGNGSGQESPGFNAVRLVGEALAAALDRLLERRHLPIAEAYAPGNDDVKRICEQLVDFDEGYQNWLVLHYQLVRRTIGVGKQIRALDGVSTQVLVGRMTQPLLPRLWELRGELTASWDRAGGHAPGAQRRSEAS
- a CDS encoding ATP-binding cassette domain-containing protein, with the translated sequence MMQQQTDLAIEARGLVKRYGSNRAVDGIDLEVRRGTIFGLLGPNGAGKTTLVRLLSTLLRPDGGSARILGIDLVAEPELVRRQISLTGQFASVDEDLAGTENLVLLARLLGFSRAAARERARELLRAFDLADASDRQVKGYSGGMRRRLDIAASLIRRPELLFLDEPTTGLDPRSRAQVWATIREMVAEGTTVLLTTQYLDEADQLADRIAVVDHGRVIAEGTSAELKASVGSGVLHVRLGDPAQREAARVLLVEQLGACFPSAVDPRALSAKLADPARAAPALAALQRAGIVLSDFSLGRPSLDEVFFTLTGHAAVENGEEAGGDDAAVG